The following coding sequences lie in one Kamptonema formosum PCC 6407 genomic window:
- a CDS encoding DUF6745 domain-containing protein, which translates to AEWFAYFAYFEALGFDCSKAKGLFATAKHCGWWWAFKDVAVAIPKPSAIRLDERGRLHGEGVPAVAYQGFNVYAYHGVRLPEKYGAIHPEQWQSQWLLEEDNAELKRVLIQGIGYERICQELQAIELDSWQEYTLLRIDSNIDVEPIYLLKMTCPSTGYIHALRVPPDLATARDAITWVNWGIAPEEFAVQT; encoded by the coding sequence AGCTGAATGGTTTGCCTATTTTGCCTACTTTGAAGCCCTTGGTTTTGACTGTTCAAAGGCAAAAGGTTTATTTGCAACTGCAAAGCATTGTGGCTGGTGGTGGGCATTTAAGGATGTAGCTGTTGCCATTCCCAAACCCTCGGCAATTCGCTTAGACGAGCGAGGTAGATTGCACGGTGAAGGAGTGCCAGCAGTTGCTTATCAAGGCTTCAATGTCTACGCCTATCATGGGGTAAGATTACCTGAAAAATATGGAGCAATTCACCCGGAACAATGGCAATCTCAATGGTTATTAGAAGAAGATAATGCCGAACTAAAACGAGTTTTAATTCAAGGAATTGGTTACGAGCGCATCTGTCAAGAGTTACAAGCAATAGAATTAGATAGCTGGCAAGAATACACTCTGTTAAGAATTGATTCAAATATTGATGTAGAGCCGATTTATCTGTTAAAGATGACTTGTCCGAGTACGGGATACATTCATGCTTTGCGAGTACCGCCCGATCTGGCAACAGCACGAGATGCTATTACCTGGGTAAATTGGGGAATTGCGCCAGAAGAATTTGCGGTACAAACTTAA
- a CDS encoding DUF6335 family protein, with amino-acid sequence MVKKADKQDSSDLSQKITESYGTGIREEVGLNIDGRTMRDHRDEYTANLELTGGDVDAASSQAEAMVGDEAVGGTTAIPDQNIVDELGTAVGLEMEDGEDLRTTDILNERDDRRWELDPTSSEDYQERRE; translated from the coding sequence ATGGTAAAAAAAGCTGACAAACAAGATTCTAGCGATTTGTCCCAAAAAATTACCGAATCCTACGGAACTGGCATTCGCGAGGAAGTAGGGCTGAATATTGACGGGCGGACAATGCGCGATCATCGAGATGAGTACACAGCCAATCTCGAACTAACAGGGGGCGATGTTGATGCTGCATCCTCCCAAGCAGAGGCTATGGTTGGCGACGAGGCTGTGGGGGGAACGACTGCAATTCCAGACCAGAATATTGTTGACGAATTAGGAACTGCTGTCGGATTGGAAATGGAAGATGGCGAAGATTTGCGGACAACTGATATTTTGAATGAACGCGACGATCGCAGATGGGAATTAGATCCTACCTCTTCTGAAGATTACCAGGAACGGCGGGAGTAA
- a CDS encoding allophycocyanin subunit alpha-B → MSVVSQVILQADDELRYPSAGELQSINSFFKTGSQRVRIATTLSESEKKIVEEASKKLWKKRPDFISPGGNAYGTRERSLCLRDYGWYLRLITYGILAGDKEPIEKIGLIGVREMYNSLGVPVPGMAEAIRCLKEASISLLNEDDAKEAAPYFDYIAQAMS, encoded by the coding sequence ATGAGCGTAGTTAGCCAAGTTATACTCCAAGCCGATGACGAGCTTCGCTACCCCAGTGCCGGCGAGCTCCAGAGCATCAATTCTTTTTTTAAAACAGGTTCTCAACGGGTGCGTATTGCTACCACCTTATCTGAAAGTGAGAAAAAGATTGTTGAAGAAGCCAGCAAGAAACTCTGGAAGAAACGCCCGGACTTCATTTCTCCTGGTGGAAATGCCTATGGTACGCGGGAACGATCTTTGTGTCTGCGCGACTACGGTTGGTATTTGCGCCTGATCACTTATGGTATCCTCGCAGGCGATAAGGAGCCCATTGAAAAGATTGGTTTGATTGGAGTACGGGAGATGTACAACTCTTTGGGCGTTCCCGTCCCCGGAATGGCCGAAGCCATCCGATGTTTAAAGGAAGCTTCTATTTCCTTGCTGAATGAGGATGATGCTAAGGAAGCTGCTCCTTACTTTGATTATATCGCTCAAGCGATGTCTTAG
- the rlmD gene encoding 23S rRNA (uracil(1939)-C(5))-methyltransferase RlmD, translating to MTKTKSPISNPQSAIAQQGQLVELEIIDLADSGDGVGRLGQLVVFVPDTVPGDRAIVRLMQVKSDSATGKLHELTEISDRRIRPMCIVADKCGGCQWQHIDWHYQLEAKQNIVIQALQRIGGFTAPPVDPVLTGPDLTALGYRNKATYPLATSSTGQVQAGYYQKGSHRLINLNQCPVQDEDLNPLLKDIKKDIQQRGWKTYDEKQQTGELRHLSVRIGRRTGEILLTLIVRSGDLSGIEAQASEWLKRYPQLVGVCLNINPRNTNVIFGPETRCIAGKPYLLEIFSGLEFQIRADTFFQVNSEAAETLLQVIADELHLEGNEVLVDAYCGIGTFTLPLAKFVSKAIGLELQGAAVKQAQLNAELNHLTNVAFYVGAVENLLPQLDVTPDVVLLDPPRKGCDRTVLETLVATQPSRIAYISCKPSTLARDLKFLCQNGGYKLQRVQPADFFPQTPHVECAAFLVR from the coding sequence ATGACTAAAACAAAATCCCCAATCTCAAATCCTCAATCTGCGATCGCCCAACAAGGTCAACTGGTTGAGCTCGAAATTATCGACTTGGCCGACAGTGGCGACGGGGTAGGTCGCCTGGGTCAGCTAGTTGTTTTTGTCCCGGATACTGTTCCAGGCGATCGCGCCATAGTCCGCCTCATGCAAGTCAAAAGCGACTCCGCAACAGGCAAACTCCACGAACTCACTGAAATATCCGACCGCCGCATCCGACCTATGTGCATTGTCGCAGATAAGTGTGGCGGCTGTCAGTGGCAACACATTGATTGGCACTACCAACTTGAAGCGAAACAAAATATAGTCATTCAAGCTCTACAACGTATCGGCGGATTCACCGCACCCCCTGTAGATCCAGTGTTAACCGGCCCTGACCTTACAGCTTTAGGCTATCGCAACAAAGCCACCTATCCCCTAGCAACCTCCTCCACAGGTCAAGTCCAAGCGGGTTATTACCAAAAAGGCAGTCATCGGTTGATTAACCTCAATCAGTGTCCCGTCCAAGACGAAGACCTTAATCCTTTATTGAAAGACATAAAAAAGGATATACAGCAGCGCGGTTGGAAGACCTACGATGAAAAGCAGCAAACTGGAGAATTGCGTCACCTATCTGTACGTATTGGACGACGTACAGGTGAGATTTTGCTGACTTTAATAGTTCGGAGTGGGGATTTATCGGGAATTGAAGCACAAGCTTCCGAATGGCTGAAGCGCTATCCTCAACTGGTAGGCGTGTGTTTGAATATCAACCCCCGCAATACTAATGTCATCTTTGGCCCAGAAACTCGCTGTATTGCTGGTAAACCTTACCTGCTGGAAATTTTTTCTGGTTTAGAGTTTCAAATTCGCGCCGATACTTTCTTCCAAGTCAATAGTGAGGCCGCTGAGACGCTGTTACAGGTAATTGCGGATGAGTTGCACCTTGAAGGTAATGAAGTTTTGGTTGATGCTTACTGCGGGATTGGCACGTTTACTTTGCCTTTAGCAAAATTTGTGAGTAAGGCAATAGGTTTAGAATTGCAAGGGGCGGCAGTCAAGCAAGCTCAGTTAAATGCTGAATTAAATCACTTGACAAATGTAGCTTTTTATGTTGGGGCAGTAGAAAATTTGTTACCGCAGTTAGATGTTACGCCAGATGTAGTTTTACTTGACCCGCCGAGGAAGGGTTGCGATCGCACGGTTCTAGAAACTCTCGTCGCCACCCAACCCAGCCGCATCGCCTACATTAGCTGTAAACCCTCCACCCTCGCCCGCGATCTGAAATTCCTCTGCCAAAATGGAGGCTATAAATTACAGCGAGTACAGCCAGCAGATTTCTTTCCCCAAACCCCCCATGTTGAATGTGCAGCCTTTTTGGTGCGCTGA
- a CDS encoding YkvA family protein, translating into MSFSIQSLYTWYRNTLRNPKYRWWIVLGTLAYLISPIDIAPDFLPIVGQIDDIAILTLLVSEVSQMAIEYAKSRQAASGTEASDPVNDSPSYNPGTVDVDAVSVK; encoded by the coding sequence ATGAGCTTTTCAATCCAATCGCTTTATACCTGGTATCGCAACACCCTTCGCAATCCCAAATATCGTTGGTGGATTGTTCTGGGAACTCTAGCCTATCTGATCAGTCCGATTGATATCGCTCCCGACTTTCTGCCAATTGTCGGGCAAATTGATGATATCGCTATTCTGACCCTCCTGGTTTCCGAAGTCTCGCAGATGGCGATCGAGTATGCTAAATCCCGTCAAGCTGCAAGTGGTACCGAAGCCTCCGATCCAGTCAATGATAGCCCTAGTTACAATCCTGGTACTGTTGACGTGGATGCGGTTTCTGTTAAATGA
- a CDS encoding caspase family protein, producing MGLNRRQFLQRSGWLLAALGISEALFWQISDRYAQALAQPTKRKLALLVGINQYPNLEAQSTPLRGCVTDVELQRELLICRFGFAPADILSLTDSLATRENIEAAFNSHLREQAKPGDAIVFHFSGFGSQVSLGSSLETLQNSLVPVDDILPTESAPIANDLLEETLLLWLRKRSQPQASLLTENAIAILDTSYAYPGTDLIGNLRIRSRYRPTFGQISNEELALLEELRAIAAKPSFPKFPSKIIVATPDRLSAELGWNGFSAGVFTYALTQSLWQTTDATNLQISFSQAASAISELTQSNRFPPLPNPNSKDEKLHINFSPLILNAPAAEGATIAVEEGGKNVQLWLGGLPGNILDFYGVNSVFSLVPETIPRLQVRSRNGLVAKAQIRELPLTIGEFVAPQVGQLVRERIRVLPRNIGLTVALDSQLERIERVDATSAFTAIPQVSVVTGEQLADYRFGRVLETAIAQMPNTPLPTLSQGRYGLFSVGQSLIPNTIGDGGEAVKVAVQRLAPQLNTLLAAKLLGLVANVRSSLLKVRATLATIAPEAEVLIEQAPQRAFEKSEAEINGHLNPTADKIVNLSVGTRIQYKLYNGSDRPVYFMVFCLDSRGQTIAFNPPFAETTGGKDISSLSEFAIAPGETICLPALPNLVSTATNTFGWLIQGSLGLVETQIILSQAPFTNTLTALEGGMQKSRGTLPVRVLLNPLKVAKAVLQDLHIASISGVQEAGVATEDFALDVNNWATFSFVYRVI from the coding sequence ATGGGACTCAATCGGCGGCAATTTTTACAAAGATCTGGCTGGCTGTTGGCGGCGCTGGGAATTAGCGAGGCTTTATTCTGGCAAATAAGCGATCGCTACGCCCAAGCTCTAGCGCAACCGACGAAGCGTAAGTTAGCACTGTTAGTAGGGATAAATCAGTATCCCAACTTAGAGGCACAAAGTACGCCCCTGCGCGGCTGTGTTACGGATGTGGAACTGCAACGAGAACTACTGATTTGTAGGTTTGGGTTTGCACCTGCGGATATTCTCAGCTTAACTGATAGCCTTGCTACCAGAGAGAACATTGAGGCAGCTTTTAATAGCCATCTGAGGGAACAAGCTAAGCCGGGAGATGCGATCGTTTTTCACTTCAGCGGTTTTGGTAGTCAGGTGAGTTTGGGCTCGTCTCTGGAAACATTGCAGAATAGTTTAGTGCCTGTGGATGATATCTTACCTACAGAGTCAGCACCGATCGCTAACGATTTACTAGAAGAGACTTTGTTGCTGTGGCTACGTAAACGTAGCCAACCCCAGGCATCGCTACTAACAGAAAATGCGATCGCCATTCTCGATACCAGTTACGCTTATCCCGGCACAGACTTAATCGGTAATTTGCGAATTCGTTCCCGCTACCGCCCCACTTTTGGGCAAATTAGCAATGAAGAGTTAGCCTTGCTAGAAGAATTGAGAGCAATAGCCGCCAAACCAAGTTTCCCCAAGTTTCCATCTAAAATTATAGTCGCCACGCCCGATCGATTATCAGCAGAACTTGGATGGAATGGGTTTAGTGCTGGTGTGTTTACCTACGCGCTAACTCAATCTCTGTGGCAGACAACAGATGCGACAAATCTGCAAATTAGTTTTAGTCAGGCCGCTAGTGCTATATCGGAATTAACACAAAGCAATCGCTTTCCCCCCCTTCCCAATCCCAACTCCAAAGATGAAAAATTACATATTAATTTTTCACCTTTAATTTTAAACGCTCCTGCTGCTGAGGGGGCGACGATCGCAGTGGAGGAGGGCGGAAAAAATGTACAGTTATGGCTGGGAGGATTACCGGGCAATATTCTGGATTTTTATGGAGTGAATTCTGTATTTAGTTTAGTTCCAGAAACCATACCCCGATTACAGGTGCGATCGCGCAACGGTCTAGTTGCTAAAGCCCAAATTAGGGAATTACCCCTTACTATCGGAGAATTTGTAGCCCCTCAAGTCGGTCAACTCGTCCGCGAGAGGATTCGAGTTCTGCCCCGAAATATTGGTTTAACGGTTGCTTTAGACTCTCAATTAGAGCGGATTGAACGAGTAGATGCTACCAGTGCTTTTACTGCCATTCCCCAAGTCTCAGTAGTGACGGGAGAACAACTGGCAGACTATCGATTTGGTCGAGTTCTAGAGACTGCGATCGCCCAGATGCCGAATACTCCTTTACCTACTCTATCTCAAGGTCGTTACGGTTTGTTTTCTGTCGGGCAAAGTCTGATTCCTAATACTATAGGGGATGGAGGAGAAGCTGTAAAGGTAGCAGTGCAGCGGTTAGCACCCCAACTGAATACCTTGCTAGCTGCTAAATTATTGGGGTTAGTCGCCAATGTTAGATCTTCTTTATTAAAGGTGAGAGCAACTCTCGCCACAATTGCTCCAGAAGCGGAGGTTTTAATCGAGCAAGCACCCCAGCGAGCTTTTGAGAAGAGTGAAGCAGAGATTAACGGCCACTTAAACCCGACTGCTGACAAAATTGTGAATTTATCAGTGGGGACTCGCATTCAATACAAATTGTACAATGGGAGCGATCGCCCAGTTTACTTTATGGTCTTTTGCCTGGATAGTCGAGGACAGACGATCGCCTTTAATCCCCCCTTCGCTGAAACTACGGGAGGTAAAGATATTAGCAGTTTATCAGAGTTCGCGATCGCCCCTGGAGAAACTATTTGTCTACCAGCTCTTCCCAACTTAGTGAGTACAGCCACAAATACTTTTGGATGGTTGATCCAGGGGTCATTAGGTTTAGTTGAAACTCAGATTATACTTAGTCAGGCTCCTTTTACTAATACTCTTACTGCTTTGGAAGGAGGAATGCAGAAAAGTAGAGGTACTTTGCCAGTTCGCGTACTTTTAAATCCTTTAAAGGTTGCTAAAGCAGTGCTACAAGATTTACATATTGCTAGCATTTCAGGAGTACAAGAGGCGGGAGTAGCAACTGAAGACTTTGCCCTAGATGTCAATAACTGGGCAACTTTTAGTTTTGTTTATCGGGTAATTTAA
- a CDS encoding DUF6745 domain-containing protein, with translation MATPVFLSDFTHLVKVISSIYLEELTPEQLALMPIIRDEWIRIALDTTPIDKQKAEAAICLAYECAELEPPKEILWFDNPLDVANYVLSTCVVADAVRVGVIESLKDNIRDTFGDFVDALVCDTVWQIVGDTVENTFGDPIIEALWDVEDLKINAHFPDCIMQAEWFAYFAYFEALGFDCSKAKGLFATAKHCGWWWAFKDVAVAIPKPSAIRLDERGRLHGEGVPAVAYQGFNVYAYHGVRLPEKYGAIHPEQWQSQWLLEEDNAELKRVLIQGIGYERICQELQAIELDSWQEYTLLRIDSNIDVEPIYLLKMTCPSTGYIHALRVPPDLATARDAITWVNWGIAPEEFAVQT, from the coding sequence ATGGCTACACCTGTATTTTTATCGGATTTTACCCACTTAGTCAAAGTTATATCTTCTATATATCTTGAAGAACTTACTCCAGAACAACTTGCCCTCATGCCAATTATTCGGGACGAGTGGATAAGAATTGCCTTAGATACAACGCCAATAGATAAACAAAAGGCAGAAGCAGCGATTTGCCTTGCTTACGAATGCGCTGAATTGGAACCGCCTAAAGAAATATTGTGGTTTGATAATCCCCTAGATGTGGCAAATTATGTACTTTCTACTTGTGTTGTAGCGGATGCTGTCAGAGTTGGTGTCATAGAATCTTTAAAAGATAATATCAGAGATACTTTCGGAGATTTTGTCGATGCTCTTGTTTGTGATACTGTTTGGCAGATTGTCGGAGATACTGTCGAAAATACTTTTGGAGATCCTATCATTGAGGCTCTCTGGGATGTTGAGGATCTCAAAATCAACGCTCATTTTCCCGATTGTATAATGCAAGCTGAATGGTTTGCCTATTTTGCCTACTTTGAAGCCCTTGGTTTTGACTGTTCAAAGGCAAAAGGTTTATTTGCAACTGCAAAGCATTGTGGCTGGTGGTGGGCATTTAAGGATGTAGCTGTTGCCATTCCCAAACCCTCGGCAATTCGCTTAGACGAGCGAGGTAGATTGCACGGTGAAGGAGTGCCAGCAGTTGCTTATCAAGGCTTCAATGTCTACGCCTATCATGGGGTAAGATTACCTGAAAAATATGGAGCAATTCACCCGGAACAATGGCAATCTCAATGGTTATTAGAAGAAGATAATGCCGAACTAAAACGAGTTTTAATTCAAGGAATTGGTTACGAGCGCATCTGTCAAGAGTTACAAGCAATAGAATTAGATAGCTGGCAAGAATACACTCTGTTAAGAATTGATTCAAATATTGATGTAGAGCCGATTTATCTGTTAAAGATGACTTGTCCGAGTACGGGATACATTCATGCTTTGCGAGTACCGCCCGATCTGGCAACAGCACGAGATGCTATTACCTGGGTAAATTGGGGAATTGCGCCAGAAGAATTTGCGGTACAAACTTAA
- a CDS encoding valine--pyruvate transaminase, with protein sequence MNPALTKFGAQMSNLTGVRAIMKDIIETLRAGQGQEFINLSAGNPVILPEVEQLWRDCTADLLASSEYGEVVCRYGSSQGYQPFIDAVLEDFNDRYGLRLSDRNILITPGSQSIYFYAANAFGGYTAPPQTPPYQGGAREGELKHIVLPLSPDYTGYGGVSLVPEAVVAYKPTLDIDAKAHRFKYRPDFSQLVIDETTGCVIFSRPCNPTGNVLTDDEVDKIAAMAAPYNVPVLIDSAYGPPFPALNFTEMKPIFGGNIIHCMSLSKAGLPGERIGIAIGEERMIQVLECFQTNMCIHSPRYGQAIASRAIASGALANIAENVIRPHYQKKFKILETTLDKFMPKDLPWFLHRGEGAIFAWLWLKDLPITDWEFYQQLKQVGVIVVPGSSFFPGLREDWRHKQECLRISLTATDAEIEVGMQRLAKISEQVYQLSAV encoded by the coding sequence ATGAACCCTGCCCTCACTAAATTTGGTGCTCAGATGTCCAACCTCACGGGCGTTAGAGCGATTATGAAAGACATTATTGAAACCCTTAGAGCAGGCCAAGGGCAGGAGTTTATCAATTTAAGCGCGGGAAATCCGGTAATTTTGCCGGAAGTTGAGCAATTATGGCGGGATTGCACGGCGGATCTGCTGGCTAGTTCCGAATACGGCGAGGTGGTTTGTCGGTACGGTTCCAGCCAAGGCTATCAGCCGTTTATCGATGCTGTGCTTGAGGATTTTAACGATCGCTACGGCTTAAGATTGAGCGATCGCAACATCTTAATCACTCCCGGTAGCCAATCTATCTATTTCTACGCCGCCAATGCCTTTGGCGGCTACACTGCACCCCCCCAAACCCCCCCTTACCAAGGGGGGGCTAGGGAGGGTGAACTCAAACATATCGTTTTACCCCTGAGCCCCGATTACACTGGTTATGGTGGCGTTAGCTTAGTGCCAGAGGCAGTTGTTGCTTACAAGCCGACTTTGGATATTGACGCAAAGGCTCACCGCTTCAAATACCGCCCGGATTTCAGCCAATTAGTAATTGATGAGACTACTGGCTGCGTGATATTTTCCCGCCCCTGCAACCCCACTGGTAACGTACTTACTGACGATGAAGTTGATAAAATTGCGGCAATGGCTGCTCCCTACAATGTGCCCGTGTTGATTGATTCTGCCTATGGCCCTCCTTTCCCAGCGTTGAATTTTACCGAGATGAAGCCGATTTTTGGGGGGAATATCATACATTGTATGAGTTTGTCTAAGGCGGGTTTGCCTGGAGAGCGCATTGGGATTGCGATCGGTGAAGAAAGGATGATTCAGGTATTAGAATGTTTCCAGACTAATATGTGCATTCATTCACCGAGGTATGGACAGGCGATCGCATCTCGCGCGATCGCTTCTGGAGCTCTGGCTAATATTGCGGAGAATGTAATTCGGCCGCACTATCAGAAGAAATTTAAGATTTTAGAAACCACCCTCGATAAATTCATGCCTAAAGATTTGCCTTGGTTCTTACATCGCGGCGAAGGAGCAATTTTTGCCTGGTTGTGGTTGAAGGATTTACCGATTACTGATTGGGAATTTTATCAGCAGTTGAAACAAGTCGGCGTGATTGTAGTTCCTGGTAGTTCTTTCTTCCCCGGTTTGCGAGAAGATTGGCGGCATAAACAGGAGTGTTTGCGGATTAGTTTGACCGCTACTGATGCTGAGATTGAAGTGGGAATGCAGCGGTTAGCTAAGATTTCTGAACAGGTTTATCAGTTGTCAGCAGTATAG